The sequence atccatgtgtgaatttgtatgcaattaagtatgtgccgacgcatgatatgcatattttaGAATACATgcatttttgccataaagtatgtgtcgattttccttaGTGAGGGCATCCAAAAGACCATCAACTAAAAACGACTTGGACAACTATGCTTAGGACGGCAGTATTTACGTACCTATACGAAGTGAATGGTAAACATAgtttgtgtctctttattaacTTTGAGCAAACggctatagagtagagtggggcaagagtgcgcgtggggtaagagtacgttttcgatttttgaagtaataaaaagataaactagcaacactgcatcagtttgacaggtattctggccaactattatcatctGTAATTGTAAacaatttgaataaacaacaaggagatatggagttagataactttttggttattttgttaaaaataattgggtttccgcaactagtatttcattaccatatatacgttcaatcaggtgaacattataccatttcgataacctattgcaTAGAGTattttatggtacagaacaccaatccggttggttctccaagaagtcaaaaccattacttgaataatttttgggactgtggggtaaaagtacgcaggaaccggtggggcaagagtacgcatatgaatcttcaagttatgatgtcaaacccgtatttccggccgaaataagacttcttccaaagcgtaaagatccacaactaagaaaaaagggtcagaattcgaaattatcacaagtttttaggataagttgaagtaattcggtgttagaaaggacttagcgaacaaagcactgaagcgaaataatgaaattgtatcaggacttgttgtacacctaaacatagtacggaAACACAATTTCTACACAcatttaccccaccggtggggtaagagtgcgtttttcacttgtcttgcaataagggttctactataatgaatctcaataatttcaatattttttccattgggtaacataaaggaagagtttatgaatcatcgacactgatttgatatgcagaagcttgttcataagggccacatgatcgtttgaaaactaagtgcgtactcttgccccactctactctaaggaTGTTAATATCTCAATACTCGTCAAcgttttacaatgatatggaaatgctaatatcatcttccaaacttggacgtacatgttcatgcatgatagcattagaggcgaaagtatagaattgatagttccgttaggatacggcaggcatgaagaatgtttttatagaagtcgatttgaaagcgagcggagggcaatatttgtgatggcacatatcacacgaccttccttctgccaagctcccatatgaagggggaaggaagaatatcagtgtggaagctgatatatctccactggcaaaaggaaggtggtttgacttgctcatatgccatcgcgtgcggaaggatttgctatcgacgagtactgtccccAAATTTCtgatatgacatcagcatttagtcgaataggactCGTCAACGTGTTTAGCTACATTCAAGGTGGCAGTTTTTTTCAACAGTAAATCAATTAGTATCGGATAAAACGTGATTCACATGGGACACGGTCGAATAGTGAAGCAATTGGTTCGTGATTGAACATGTTACGTATCAGACGCGTATTCTTGtatttagtttaattttgtgccatccactcctgcggcaaaacttcctcacaaatcttggtaatgacccagtgcagcgctctagccagtgcctcaccaccgtgtttaaatagctctcctggtagttggttaaccccaggggctttgttgttcttcagccggccaatctcctcctggatttcctggagatctggagccggtagaattatgtcctgcgcgcgttcccccaggttcatcaccataccgccatcttcgtctgccccATCGCCaatcaggtgctcttcgtagtgctaccgccatctttggatcacgctcgttcgtatgaaggtttccgtttatgtccttacacatatcaggctgtggtacgtggcccttacgtgaacggttcaacttctcatagaactttcgtgtgttattagctcGGTACAGATGCTCCGtcgcttcacggtctcgatcttcctgctcacgctttttcctccggaaaatcgagtctGTTCCGAGCCCGttcatatcgtgcctcgttcaccctcgtgcggtgttgcagcaatctcgcccatgctgtattcttctcttccactaactgctcacattcgccgtcataccagtcgtttgtCTAATccaggggcaccgtgccaactgcagcggttgcggtgctaccaatggcggatcgaatatctctccagccatcttcaagagacgctgcgcctagctgctctttcgttgggagtgccacttccagctgctgcgcgtattcttgggctagtctaccgtcttgtagccgcccaatgttaagccgtggcgtccgacttcgacgcgtgttgtacaccgtcgagagttttgagcgcaggcatactgcaacgaggtagtggtcggattcaatatctAGGATTGTTACATTTTGGTTGCTGGTAGCACCTACACGGTCCGCATTTTGGAATCTAACAACAACACATTAACAAACTCCAAAACTCCTGATTATtgctgattaaaaaaaaatctatacctatattcgctttgacgcagccacgctgttgccatctagtggtgacggacgtgtgcgtgaaatcactgttttttaacatggtgaagtataggaaatatattttaaaatgcttttaaaatgttattaacatatgatatgttgaaaacttttgaaTGCATAgagttagaattttgaaaaactacatgttaggctccttatctagacatgtttttttatttaaaataattcaacttttaTGTTACCAAtatgaaagtaaattaaatttctaactcAAAGAATTgaactattttcggctaaaatacgttttaacgctttaataagcattttaaaattgacgtcctatgtcccttgccgggtgaaataaaaaagcatcacccgtcccccattttgttttatcgctttcgtcagggccaatacTTCCGAACTGTTCCGAAGCTTTCAAAGTTGTTTGTCAACACCAGCGGTCATTTATTATTTGCCCTAAATATTgtattcatattaatttttggtattttacctcttatgcaaggctagttcataccaatttctgtaaTCGAgatcgtcgctcctgctcgggttcaTCCGACGGAAGTTTGCGAGAAATCGTCGATTCCATCGTTTAATTTGGGGTtctgttcagggggtccattcaACTTACGGGGTCCCTTACTAGCACTAACTCCCTATTTATTGTTAACAATTTATTCTTTTACCCTTTTCTTTTATTCACCAAGAAGTCAAGCATACAGCCCGCTGTAGAAATCATTAGTACATATGTATTTAGCTAACTGAATTATTATTTCGACTCCATCTCTCCCCTGTCCAGATAGCAAACACGCGATATAATGTCTGACAGCACAGAAGCGATAACAATAACATCAGCTGCGGCTGATCCTATTTCTGCTTCATCAGCTGATGACATAGCTGCTACGATGAATCCACCTGGTAGTAGCGCTAGTGATCAAGTCAACGATAATTTTACTACGCCCGGTAGTGCTTCAGAAGCGGCTGTTGTGGTTTCGGCCGGGGAAGTGTCCGTATTTAACCAAAAAGCTGATACTCTCCTCACTGACTCAGAAAATACCAACAACGAAAATCGAGTGATCGAAATGGAAAGTGCACCGAATCCTCCAGTAACGTCCGAGACGGATGAAACGATCGGAAGATCTCCCGTTGAAGCAGATGAAGAAAAACCGAGTGATGAAAGTGACGACAAATCGCAAGATAAATACGCGGAGCATGTTACCTACGACGAGCACGGGGAAGCCATCTATACCGATCCGGAAACCAAGTATCGGTACAAGTGGTGCAAAGTGAAGAACGAATGGGTTCCGTTCGAAAGTGAACATTACCGATGGTGTGCGGAAAGTGAAAAGTGGATTCCCAAAGAGAACCCAAAGGAAACGGAACATTATAGGTGGTGTGAAGAAACAAACAAGTGGATTCCGAAGCAACAGGCCTCGGAAGTGGGGAGCATTTATAGCAATGAAGATGGGGTGCACCACTATAGGGATAAGGAAGGGATGGTGCACTTTTGGGACGAAGAAAGGAAGGCTTGGTTTCCGAAGGTGGACGATGATTTCATGGCTAGGTATCAATTGAGTTACGGCTTTGGAGACAGTAGTACGGAAAACAAACAAGTGGAAAGTACTCCGAAAGAAGAATTGATTCCGGAAGAGCCGTTGTCGGAAGAGTCGGCAGCTAAAGCTCAGGGTAAGAAGCGGAAAGGTCCGCCTGAACCACCCAAGTGGTTCGAGCTTAAACCGGAGCACAATACGAAAGTGTACGTGTCCAATCTTCCGTTGGATATAACGGAGGAGGAGTTTGGGGAAGTCATGTCCAAGTGTGGCATGGTGTTGAAAGATGGCCGGACGAACAAACTGAAGCTGAAACTGTACCGCGACTCGGACGGGACACTGAAAGGCGATGGACTGTGTCACTATATCAAGGTAAGGGATTGATGCGTTTATTTGTGTTTAATACTACTTACTTACTATTTCTGTGTAATACTATTTATACTACTTACCATTTACGAATACGAATTCATTTAATCGACTTTGTTATACTTAAATGAGTTTCGGATATGGAGTAATGGCAAATAATTTGTGCTTGGTATTTGtagtggaaatttagaagagcTTCACGTGGAaatgcggatgaatttccagtGGAGTTCACTAAACATCAGAAGAATTtgctataaaaatatagaagaaTTTACCAGAAAATCATATGTCTTTTCAAaggggaattcagaagaattttccaaggaaaattcaaaataatttcttgaGGATTTTCCATggatatgcaaaaaaaaaaaaatccgatgaaATTTCTACACTGACataaatccaatcatatccattatgtgtggcacacataaattttgactatagcatttcccacatagtAGCTATGTGAATTCACATAgtatatatgtggaaacacacataaccattattaactaataacctttatgtggattcttcTATAGCGGGTTAATTAACGCACACCTggtccggagcatggttagatttgacagttcgatagttaaactttgttcgcgagaaaattggcgccaaatccatttcgcttCAAATAACACAAATCGGTCGGCTTCAGAGTAAAATTTCAACCACGATGAGAAAAtaaccatcttcttcttcttattattattattggcattacatccccacactgggacagagccgcctcgcagcttagtgttcattaaacacttccacagttattaactgcgaggtttctaagccaggttaccatttttgcattcgtgtatcatgaggctaacacgatgatacttttatgccctgggaagtcgatataatttccaatccgaaaattgcctagaccggtaccgggaatcgaacccagccaccctcagcatggtcttgctttgtagccgcgcgtcttaccacacggctaaggagggcccctaaataaccatcgaaatgtcaaattttaactaaaagttaaacgaatcggtggaatggttcacagccttaatgGCTGTAGGTGAGCGTAAATACCATAATATTACTAAGATAATAAAAATAGGTTTAGCAACGCCAACAACGCCGATGTCGTGTTCGTGTGATGTTCTCTACTTCAGCACAATAATGAGCGATAATAGGGCGTCAATTACGGAAAGTATATGAAAATCGTTTATGATTGGTAACCACGCTTTACCACGCCCATTCGATGCTGTATCATGAtctgagtgtcctccaaaaattaAAGTTGGTTTCTGAAATATCACATCTGTTTATTTAAAATAAAGAATAGATAGGTACCAAAAATATATAATGTGGTGGTAAATGTATTGCCTAGTCGAATTTAAAGAATCTGAAATAGAACACAAAATACCAGAGTTTCAACTTATcgtttcgatgagaccaaagcaggCGGTTTTTTGGGTCAAGCGAGAATCTTTTTCATGGTTTATGGCATCCCTCACCCAACAATCTTTTCTCTCGAGCTAGctttggaagataaacgaaaatcgttttTCGAAAAACAATCTTCGTTTCATCATTTCTATAGTTCTATCTCTCCCTAACTTTTTGTGAAAAttatcgcaaaacagttataaAAAAGTTGATGGCTGCGGCGGGAGCATGTTTTTTGaatgataatgattaatgaataatgatttaataacccattattcattaatcatgattaaagcTATGATTAATCACAATGGGAACATAGTCTGGTGGTATATTTTTTTAACGGACAGAATTTGGAATATATCATTCTGCCATTCTCATATACAACCTACACTGtcatcatacgcatatttgtcccatgtttgctgggatttcacATAAACATGTATAATAACAGTACAGTTCTACAAAAAACTTCGAGCTCATGCTAAACATTATTGTCACAATGTTGTAGAACTTCAAAATCCCTAGCGAAGATCACGGGGGTTGACGGTACTGAAGATAATATTCATCTGTGTATCATATCACATTTGGAGCACTTCAGTGCGCCTCTAACGATTCACAGTGGATCGGCTGCTTTGCAGACTGAGCCCCTGGTCGTATGTCTCGGCATACTTATCGGGTATAGTTCTTTACATGGAGGATCCGCTAGAGCTCATTAGCACTCTCCAAGGGGTCGggaaattgatcattttttcgTCAACTGGTATTGGGAAGCCAACGCGTGGCCATAGGTAGGATAGGATAGGTTGTAATATAGATTGAAATTGAGAAGTCCACTTTGTATTTTAAAGAcattcaattttcagaatgttttcaattgggtATGGAGAACTATTAAGACTTATCAGGATTTACATCAGGGtggaaaattcaaaatagtaaTGTCATAGCAAACCAGAAATCAGCCAAGAAAAACGTAGGATTGAAAAAAGATTGATcacaaaatgaaataataatattgaacattttagattcagtaattaaacagaattttatttttttatttttgtttcaaaaatggtttagAGCAGCCAAGGTAGAAGTTTACTGTACTATtggatagaaaaatattaaattgaaaatctgacagaagaaaaaagtgGAGGTTGAGATTataaaagagaaaaagaaattGATAAAAGGAGAAATCAGATATtgatagatagaagaaggacATAGGATTTGTAAGGCAATACTCAACAAttcttttgtagttttatacatATTGTAACTAACAATGACTAAAACACTAATAAGACAAAGTTATAAAAGACCTTTATGTTGAAACATAACAGACAGACAACCGACAACAACACAATGACAATAACAGATCTAAAATATAGAAGACAAgtagtgttttacattaattatacAACTCACAATAATAGAAATGACTATCCAACGAGTagtacatatttttaatgatgttattcatataaatcaatgcttcataatcgtaaaattcattcatttagctAGGAAATAGACGCAATCAAGCATTACCATACCATTGATAACTGAATCTTGGACCAGACTTTAAAGACTTGAATTTTGAAGAGCGGAATAGAACATGAccatttgactactgaaatttatGATATCAGACAGTACTGTAAAGGATATGACGCCATAATCTTGATCAACCGCCAAAATAATGAAAGCTCTCAGATTAATATGTCGATTTATTgcaatagtacttaaattaatttattgtatatTTACGATACCATTTAAATTATTCCATGTTGAAACAAAGTCCACTAGTATGATCCCATCACATTACATCAAAGTGTTATGGCTCGGCTGCGGTGGTGGGCGCGGTGACGCGTTTTGACAGAGAATACAGAATTACTGTCAAGATGCGCCGTTGCGTTAATCGCTGTAGAACGGCCTTCACTTGGAGATGGCAtcagtaccacccgttgtcaacatagactactattcggtattgaatgtcggctccaagaaaACATTAAATCAACTTTACATGTTAATTATTCGGAAAACATTCATGCGCGTGATGagctttcattattattattgtttgttTTAAACTGACAGACTGCGGGAAGGAAATGcatcggtatgatcacaatacgaACCCAgaccgcagtgacctagtgagcaacatagcttgagtcgtctgctagtattgtgtatcacatggagagcccagccgagataccagtctattaagactacaactggtcaactctcgaaaaaaaaaaaaaaaaaaaaaaatgttgtagaacttcaaaatcgaactttttttttgtaacaaCTTGTAATTCTCGACATGTTCACGAGACGTTGGATGTGTTAGgacagcgattctcaacctttttcttgcgaggtaccccttcagacttatgctttcattgaagaaccccctattttattttcgttgtaaatgaaaataagcgtaattCATAAGATATATTAAAAACAAACCACAAAACTAACAGGATATATAGTTGTTTAAAAAATTGTCTGAAGTTTCTGTTATACCGTGAAACTTCCTGattcaaattgattttatacaTCAATCTTCCCACAAgacttttggaggcttccgagcgccttggaaggaagcttccaagcctcttgaaaggagacttccgagcctcttgaaaggaagctttcgagcctcttgaaaggaagctttcgagcctcttgaaaggaggcttccgagcctcttgaaagggggcttccgagcctcttgaaaggaggcttccgagcctcttgaaaggaggcttctgagcctcttgaaaggaggcttccgagcctcttgaaaggaggcttccaggcctcttgaaaggaggcttgagcctcttgaaaggaggtttccaggcctcttgaaaggaggcttctgagcctcttgaaaggaggcttccaggcctcttgaaaggaggctctgagcctcttgaaaggaggcttctgagcctcttggaaggaggcttctgagcctcttgaaaggaggcttgaggcctcttgaaaggaggcttctgagcctcttgaaaggaggcttgagcctcttgaaaggaggcttctgagcctcttgaaaggaggcttctgagcctcttgaaaggaggcttccaggcctcttgaaaggaggcttctgagcctcttgaaaggaggcttgagcctcttgaaaggaggcttctgagcctcttgaaaggaggcttctgagcctcttgacaggaggcttcctgagcctcttgaaaggaggtttgaggcctcttgaaaggaggcttgagcctcttgaaaggaggctgagcctcttgaaaggaggcttctgagcctcttgaaaggaggcttctgagcctcttgaaaggaggctgagcctcttgaaaggaggcttctgagcctcttgaaaggaggcctgagcctcttgaaaggaggcttcgagcctcttgaaagaaggcttctgagcctcttgaaaggaggcttgaggcctcttgaaaggaggcttccaggcctcttgaaaggaggcttctgagcctcttgaaaggaggcctgagcctcttgaaaggaggcctgagcctctagaaaggaggcgtctgagcctcttgaaagaaggtttctggagcctcttaaaggaggtttccaggcctcttgaaaggaggcttccagaacctcttgaaaggaggcttcctgagtctcttgagaggaggcttgagcctgttgaaaggaggctttcgagcctcttgaaaggaggctttcgagcatcttgaaaggaggcttccgagcctcttgaaaggaggcttccgagcctcttgaaaggaggcttccgagcctcttgaaaggaggcttccgagcctcttgaaaggaggcttccgagcctcttgaaaggaggcgttcgagcctcttgaaaggaggcgttcgagcctcttgaaaggaggcgttcgagcctcttgaaaggaggcgttcgagcctcttgaaaggaggcgttcgagcctcttgaaaggaggcgttcgagcctcttgaaaggaggcttccgggcctattgaaaggaggcttccgagcctcttgaaaggaggcttccgagcctcttgaaaggaggcttccgagcctcttgaaaggaggcttccgagcctcttgaaaggaggcttccgagcctcttgaaaggaggcttccgagcctcttgaaaggaggcttccgagcctcttgaaaggaggcttccgagcctc comes from Armigeres subalbatus isolate Guangzhou_Male chromosome 2, GZ_Asu_2, whole genome shotgun sequence and encodes:
- the LOC134211414 gene encoding 17S U2 SnRNP complex component HTATSF1 is translated as MSDSTEAITITSAAADPISASSADDIAATMNPPGSSASDQVNDNFTTPGSASEAAVVVSAGEVSVFNQKADTLLTDSENTNNENRVIEMESAPNPPVTSETDETIGRSPVEADEEKPSDESDDKSQDKYAEHVTYDEHGEAIYTDPETKYRYKWCKVKNEWVPFESEHYRWCAESEKWIPKENPKETEHYRWCEETNKWIPKQQASEVGSIYSNEDGVHHYRDKEGMVHFWDEERKAWFPKVDDDFMARYQLSYGFGDSSTENKQVESTPKEELIPEEPLSEESAAKAQGKKRKGPPEPPKWFELKPEHNTKVYVSNLPLDITEEEFGEVMSKCGMVLKDGRTNKLKLKLYRDSDGTLKGDGLCHYIKIESVELALSILDNYDIRGHKIRVQQAEFQLKGEYNPALKPKVRKKEKEKIRKMQEALFDWRPEKMRGERSKHERIVIIRNLFEPELFDREVHLLLEYQNDLREECNKCGTCRRVVLFDRHPEGVAQITMSDPEEADLVVKLLNGRFFGKRKLTAEIWDGRTKFRIAETEADVNKRLGNWEKYLEKEEAASDPGAAKKQTSENEPSAVTEATIQEVKISPEVISEKPQTSAVITAEEGADVEPQQCPQTNPQTPPAGDGGDLEDDDSSTVETK